Proteins encoded by one window of Primulina huaijiensis isolate GDHJ02 chromosome 1, ASM1229523v2, whole genome shotgun sequence:
- the LOC140980218 gene encoding transcription factor bHLH112-like, whose translation MISQVDMAEEFQVCSANWWNSPRNLFGSSPCSWAVNDFGNLGWPSNCDEPVMDVNNTVISSDDSAGSASDGSCTTFPDAPKTQPRISNGSLSTDCWNQDFLHESGRSEKNYSQIMNYRQENWINPKNFCEDLPGNPFKQVNQDFSIHHQPLNSTANSIESCAATCEEIPVNFPLNPSSYSYTSSLMQNLLGQDNSQPHVLSFLDDQEMNYLSEANYGMNQNELLLSSLPKSSSMVIQPSRQPPANHLPFSNNTTRFWNATPPFRNDSSNFIPSTNSPILPSVHNSIKSNIPINISAANNHEGARDIASMAKKQNSSERAIKRPRIETPSPLPTFKVRKEKLGDRVTALQQLVSPFGKTDTASVLHEAIEYIKFLHDQVKVLSTPYLKNGSPPVLQHQQAAGNKPKDREGLKIDLKGRGLCLVPISSTSPVAAETTSDFWTHTFGVSFR comes from the exons ATGATTTCACAGGTGGATATGGCGGAAGAATTTCAAGTTTGCAGCGCGAACTGGTGGAATTCGCCGAGAAATCTGTTCGGTTCATCGCCATGTTCATGGGCAGTCAACGACTTCGGAAACTTAGGGTGGCCGAGTAATTGTGATGAACCGGTGATGGACGTGAATAACACGGTGATATCAAGCGATGACTCCGCCGGTTCAGCTTCCGATGGTAGCTGCACTACTTTTCCAGATGCACCAAAAACTCAGCCGCGAATTTCAAATGGAAGCTTGTCAACTGATTGCTGGAATCAGGATTTTCT GCATGAAAGTGGGAGATCAGAGAAAAATTATTCTCAAATCATGAATTATCGGCAAGAAAACTGGATCAATCCCAAGAATTTCTGTGAAGATTTGCCCGGCAACCCATTCAAACAAGTGAATCAGGATTTTTCTATACATCACCAGCCATTAAATTCCACCGCTAATTCCATCGAATCATGTGCTGCAACTTGCGAAGAAATACCTGTCAACTTTCCACTGAATCCATCTTCATATAGCTACACTTCATCCTTGATGCAGAATTTGTTGGGCCAAGATAATTCTCAGCCTCACGTATTATCTTTCTTAGATGACCAGGAGATGAATTATTTGTCGGAAGCAAACTATGGAATGAATCAGAACGAATTATTACTGTCCAGTTTGCCTAAATCTTCTTCCATGGTGATCCAGCCATCAAGGCAACCGCCTGCTAATCATTTGCCGTTCAGTAACAACACCACACGCTTCTGGAACGCCACTCCACCTTTCCGCAATGATTCGTCCAACTTTATCCCTTCCACAAACTCCCCAATCCTTCCATCAGTTCACAAcagcataaaaagtaacatCCCAATTAATATCAGTGCTGCAAACAATCACGAAGGAGCCCGAGACATAGCCTCGATGGCAAAGAAACAAAACAGCAGCGAACGGGCAATAAAGCGTCCCCGGATCGAGACTCCATCACCGTTGCCAACCTTTAAG GTCCGAAAAGAGAAACTGGGGGATCGAGTAACCGCCCTCCAGCAGTTGGTTTCACCTTTCGGGAAG ACTGATACAGCATCAGTTCTGCATGAAGCAATTGAATATATCAAGTTTCTCCATGATCAAGTCAAG GTATTAAGTACTCCATATTTGAAAAATGGATCTCCTCCAGTACTGCAACATCAACAG GCCGCGGGTAATAAACCTAAGGATCGAGAAGGGTTAAAAATAGATTTAAAAGGCCGAGGCCTTTGCCTGGTGCCGATATCGAGCACCTCCCCTGTTGCTGCTGAGACTACATCTGATTTCTGGACACACACATTTGGTGTCAGCTTCAGGTAG